Proteins encoded by one window of Streptococcus suis S735:
- the mreC gene encoding rod shape-determining protein MreC: MNKFSKLVVVVSIFLLLSFSLLFVTFSKGLQVPYLNNIVRVVVTPIQSVISVPTRFFSEQKDVLTDLMNAYEENKQLKETIMSLEGMAAENTSLKEENASLRSSLGVVSDFPEKQLIPGSVLVRTPSSWSEHISINIGETSGVTYNALVVANGGLVGIVSSLSSDSAVVTLFTNSDEFTKLPVKISVDSKEIYGILSGYDADTNSFIINQLNSADEIAVGSNVVTSDLAGATPANVQIGKVLSVKSNSNSLNREVYVEPTASFSNIYSVLVVGQTNAQ; the protein is encoded by the coding sequence ATGAATAAATTTTCAAAATTAGTAGTAGTTGTTTCTATCTTTTTATTACTGTCATTTTCTCTTTTGTTTGTGACTTTCTCTAAGGGGTTACAGGTACCATATTTAAATAATATCGTTAGGGTTGTTGTAACGCCAATTCAATCGGTTATTTCAGTACCTACTAGATTTTTTTCTGAGCAGAAAGATGTCTTGACAGATTTGATGAACGCTTACGAGGAAAATAAACAATTAAAGGAAACTATTATGAGCCTTGAAGGGATGGCTGCTGAAAATACTAGCTTGAAAGAAGAGAATGCATCGCTTCGTAGCAGTTTAGGTGTGGTATCTGATTTTCCTGAAAAACAACTTATTCCGGGATCAGTTTTAGTGAGGACTCCTTCATCGTGGTCGGAGCATATTTCAATTAATATTGGTGAGACTAGTGGTGTGACATATAATGCACTTGTGGTTGCTAATGGTGGATTAGTTGGCATCGTGAGTTCATTGAGTTCAGATTCGGCGGTTGTTACCTTATTTACGAATTCGGATGAATTCACGAAGTTACCTGTGAAAATTTCTGTTGATTCTAAAGAAATTTATGGTATTTTATCGGGCTATGATGCAGATACAAATAGTTTTATCATTAATCAGTTGAACTCAGCTGATGAAATTGCAGTGGGTAGCAATGTTGTAACGAGTGATTTGGCTGGTGCGACTCCGGCAAATGTCCAAATTGGTAAAGTTTTATCGGTTAAATCAAATAGTAACAGTTTAAATAGAGAAGTATATGTTGAGCCGACAGCTAGTTTTTCAAACATTTATTCGGTTTTAGTGGTAGGTCAAACAAATGCGCAATAA
- the mreD gene encoding rod shape-determining protein MreD, giving the protein MRNKMIEIFMFPILFFILLLDGQISTLVTNWSVGLFTISSHLVLMLAIFYANYVSLGFSLFIFTLLGLVYDISYLNLIGIATTTLPLVLYCIYFFFQGAVSKRGINILILLVAIFQFEFISYSFARIFHITNLSVFIFVFNKLLPSLLFNLVLFFVLQPLFERLFGITNKT; this is encoded by the coding sequence ATGCGCAATAAAATGATAGAAATATTCATGTTTCCCATCTTGTTCTTTATTTTATTACTTGATGGACAGATTTCAACGTTGGTAACAAATTGGTCGGTCGGATTATTTACTATTTCAAGTCATTTGGTACTTATGTTAGCTATTTTTTATGCTAACTATGTATCTCTTGGTTTTTCATTATTCATATTTACTTTGCTAGGTTTGGTATATGATATTAGTTATCTTAATCTGATTGGTATTGCTACTACAACTCTTCCTTTAGTTTTATATTGCATCTATTTCTTCTTTCAAGGTGCTGTCAGCAAGCGAGGAATTAATATTTTGATTTTACTAGTAGCTATTTTTCAATTTGAATTTATTAGTTATTCATTTGCTCGTATTTTTCATATAACAAACTTGTCTGTATTTATCTTTGTTTTTAATAAATTACTTCCAAGTTTACTATTCAATTTGGTCTTATTTTTCGTGTTACAACCATTATTTGAGCGTTTATTTGGAATAACAAACAAGACATAG
- the pcsB gene encoding peptidoglycan hydrolase PcsB: protein MKKKILATIMLSTVVLSNANYVAVISANDVDSQIATKNQQISELTAQQAEAQQQVDAIQGQVDAIVSEQAKLTEENTRLEAESQTLAADIERLSADIVSRDGALKEQARSAQVDGSASSYINTILDSKSIIDAVSRVNAMREIISANNRMLEQQKADKEAIVEKQKANQEAITTLAANRQKLEDDAQVLQVRQAELEAAKLNLAVQKATAEDEKNSLLVQKAAAEEAARQAAARQAEYQAQQAALAQQQVASVSAPVVSTLVETTVTETVAAPTQTVSQSTPTVSTPTTSTSSGSGSSAAANNARYDASSYPVGECTWGVKSQLSWVGPYWGDAKQWLASARAEGFSTGSTPQVGAIAVWTGGYYGHVAVVTAVQSSTSIQVVESNYMGRRYIGNHRGGYFNPTTTSEGAVYYIYPPY from the coding sequence ATGAAGAAAAAAATCTTGGCTACAATTATGTTAAGTACAGTCGTTCTATCTAATGCTAATTATGTAGCTGTGATTAGTGCGAATGATGTAGATAGTCAGATTGCAACAAAAAATCAACAGATTAGTGAGTTGACAGCACAACAAGCAGAAGCTCAACAACAAGTTGATGCTATTCAAGGACAAGTTGATGCAATTGTTAGTGAACAGGCGAAATTAACAGAAGAAAATACTCGTTTGGAAGCAGAATCGCAGACATTGGCGGCAGATATTGAGCGTTTGTCAGCTGATATTGTGTCACGTGATGGTGCTTTAAAGGAGCAGGCGCGTAGTGCTCAAGTTGATGGTTCTGCTTCAAGTTACATTAATACAATTTTGGATTCAAAATCAATCATTGATGCTGTTTCTCGTGTTAATGCAATGCGTGAGATTATTTCAGCTAATAACCGTATGTTAGAACAACAAAAGGCTGATAAGGAAGCAATTGTTGAAAAACAAAAGGCAAATCAAGAGGCAATCACTACTTTGGCAGCTAATCGCCAAAAATTGGAAGATGACGCCCAAGTATTGCAAGTGCGTCAGGCTGAATTGGAAGCTGCTAAGTTAAATTTGGCTGTGCAGAAAGCTACTGCTGAAGATGAGAAAAATTCATTGTTGGTGCAAAAGGCAGCTGCAGAAGAAGCAGCTCGTCAAGCGGCAGCTCGTCAAGCGGAGTATCAAGCACAACAGGCAGCTCTAGCACAGCAACAAGTAGCCTCAGTATCAGCACCAGTCGTGTCAACGCTAGTAGAAACTACAGTGACTGAAACGGTTGCAGCCCCTACTCAGACAGTATCACAATCTACACCAACGGTAAGCACACCTACAACGTCTACATCATCAGGTTCAGGTAGTTCAGCGGCAGCAAATAATGCGCGTTATGACGCTTCATCTTACCCAGTTGGTGAGTGTACTTGGGGAGTTAAATCTCAACTTTCATGGGTTGGTCCTTACTGGGGAGATGCTAAACAGTGGTTAGCATCAGCACGTGCTGAAGGTTTTAGTACAGGTTCTACTCCACAAGTAGGTGCGATTGCTGTTTGGACAGGTGGTTATTATGGGCACGTAGCGGTTGTTACGGCTGTTCAATCTTCAACAAGCATCCAAGTTGTTGAATCAAACTACATGGGTCGTCGTTATATTGGTAACCATCGTGGTGGTTATTTCAATCCAACAACGACTTCTGAGGGAGCGGTTTACTACATTTACCCTCCATATTAA
- a CDS encoding ribose-phosphate diphosphokinase: MAFTDLKLFALSSNQKLAEQVSKKIGIPLGKSSVRQFSDGEIQVNIEESIRGTHVYILQSTSSPVNDNLMEILIMVDALKRASAESVNVVMPYYGYARQDRKARAREPITSKLVANMLQTAGVNRLLTIDLHAAQIQGFFDIPVDHLMGAPLIADYFERRGMVGDGYVVVSPDHGGVTRVRKLAQFLKTPIAIIDKRRSVDKMNTSEVMNIIGDIKDKTCILIDDMIDTAGTICHAADALADAGATAVYASCTHPVLSGPAMDNISKSAIKKLVVLDTIEIAEDRLIDKIEHISTAELLAEAIIRIHEKRPLSPLFEASRVK, from the coding sequence ATGGCGTTTACTGACTTAAAATTGTTCGCTCTTTCGTCAAATCAGAAGTTAGCTGAACAGGTGTCGAAAAAAATAGGAATTCCTCTGGGAAAATCAAGTGTTCGTCAATTTTCAGATGGTGAGATTCAGGTAAATATTGAGGAATCCATTCGTGGAACTCATGTGTATATTCTTCAATCCACTAGCTCACCAGTTAATGATAATTTAATGGAAATTTTGATTATGGTCGATGCTCTTAAACGTGCATCTGCTGAATCAGTAAACGTAGTAATGCCTTATTATGGTTATGCACGCCAAGACCGGAAGGCTCGTGCACGGGAACCAATTACATCAAAATTGGTGGCTAATATGTTGCAGACAGCGGGGGTCAATCGTTTGTTGACAATTGATTTGCATGCTGCGCAGATTCAGGGATTCTTCGATATTCCTGTTGATCATTTGATGGGTGCTCCATTGATTGCGGATTATTTTGAGCGTCGTGGTATGGTAGGTGATGGCTATGTTGTTGTATCCCCTGACCATGGTGGTGTGACACGTGTCCGTAAGTTAGCACAGTTCTTGAAGACACCGATTGCTATTATTGATAAACGCCGTAGTGTTGATAAGATGAATACATCAGAAGTGATGAACATTATTGGCGATATTAAGGATAAAACTTGTATCTTGATTGATGATATGATTGATACTGCGGGTACCATCTGTCATGCAGCGGATGCTTTGGCAGATGCAGGGGCAACAGCTGTTTATGCTTCATGTACGCACCCAGTATTGTCAGGGCCTGCTATGGATAACATTAGTAAGTCAGCAATTAAGAAATTGGTTGTTCTTGATACAATTGAAATTGCAGAAGATCGCTTAATCGATAAAATCGAACATATTTCAACGGCAGAATTATTAGCGGAAGCGATTATTCGTATTCATGAAAAACGTCCTTTGTCACCTTTGTTTGAGGCAAGTCGTGTTAAATAG